The proteins below are encoded in one region of Pseudomonas putida S13.1.2:
- the tagF gene encoding type VI secretion system-associated protein TagF, with amino-acid sequence MIGCFGKLPTSADFVSLHGATEEACEFDAWLQSSLAAMRHHDDWQALFDTLPMCFFNYRARNGNWLLGGLLSSRDASQRRYPFFIFQLIKGEEGIAGVNPFTLGELFSAQIKPLLHQAVQGADCTSLFERIKALRPLQGQDLDLFRRVHAKFLHDFSFADVARALHGSWPGFDSATALAHLKNGRGSLHGDFAGGIELPLPAERGLKNPVADLWLTWLTRMSGSHGVPAVSLLADDFMHPRLYCFPSRHANCAYRLLSGCADKGEHLKLLSPLTGAPQLHDYDRPLEHVIDQFVDALDATPV; translated from the coding sequence ATGATCGGTTGCTTCGGCAAGCTACCGACGAGCGCGGACTTCGTCAGCCTGCACGGCGCGACGGAGGAAGCCTGCGAGTTCGACGCCTGGTTGCAGTCGTCGCTGGCGGCCATGCGCCACCACGATGACTGGCAAGCGTTGTTCGACACGCTGCCGATGTGTTTTTTCAACTACCGCGCACGCAACGGCAACTGGCTGCTGGGCGGCCTGCTCAGCTCGCGCGATGCCAGCCAACGGCGCTACCCGTTCTTTATCTTCCAGCTGATCAAGGGCGAGGAAGGTATTGCAGGGGTCAACCCGTTCACCCTTGGCGAACTGTTCAGCGCGCAGATCAAGCCTTTGCTGCATCAGGCCGTGCAAGGCGCCGATTGCACCAGCCTGTTCGAACGGATCAAGGCCTTGCGCCCGCTGCAGGGCCAGGACCTGGACCTGTTCCGCCGGGTTCATGCCAAGTTCCTGCACGACTTCAGCTTTGCTGATGTCGCCCGCGCCCTGCACGGTTCGTGGCCGGGCTTCGACAGCGCCACCGCGCTCGCTCACCTGAAAAACGGCAGGGGCTCGCTGCACGGCGACTTTGCGGGCGGTATTGAATTGCCACTACCGGCAGAACGCGGCCTTAAAAATCCTGTTGCCGATCTGTGGCTGACCTGGCTGACACGCATGAGCGGTAGCCATGGCGTGCCGGCGGTAAGCCTGTTGGCCGATGACTTCATGCACCCGCGCCTCTACTGCTTCCCGTCGCGCCATGCCAACTGTGCCTACCGACTGCTCAGTGGCTGCGCTGACAAGGGTGAGCACCTGAAATTGTTGAGCCCACTGACAGGTGCGCCACAGCTGCACGATTACGACCGACCTCTTGAACACGTCATCGACCAGTTCGTCGATGCACTGGATGCGACGCCTGTATGA
- the tssM gene encoding type VI secretion system membrane subunit TssM has translation MNKIKYYCLRYQPYLLGVAFFLAIFLVWAIGRAFGFASLHSLLAGIGVFLVLSAGYVLLLYRGVGQHHNLEGLLRDDADQAVLSATPADREEVSLLRERLLQSIERLHSNKPRGASAKDALYALPWYLVIGQPAAGKSTMILQSGLNFPYAEREGARVAGLGGTRNCDWFFSSEAVLLDTAGRYMNSPEEAGKWRGFLQLLRQHRQRRPLNGLIVSVSIDDILHGSAEDQERVAKRLRERIQESCALLEVRLPIYLVFTKCDLIPGFTAFYRQLDDASRGEVMGKTFSHKGYEQADWGQRFGKAMDELTGYWRQVAGQQLVQQDIQVTRQNNAAYRFPLELAALKPRLQQFVDSLLRANPYQSAEMLRGFYFTAALQADEAQWGSHGQHVAERFALEHAAGAAEAGSQPAPLFINSLFRKVIIPDQHLVALYTSNHRERRRKAGWVGAAGLAALVLCSLWGWSYLNNRATLASIAGELAQAKADDQAASGQYTAWRSLDRLRFWAAHYYQQHHEQGVPLGMRLGLYQGHEVEPLLRSRYFATLQNVMLKPTADNLTRTLYLLTTLKVYQRNTRELQPVSGVDSVEAEALPHDNRAQSIADFGKATLDTYVMLSPAQREKADPAFLKAHLPDYWYPAIARHTGQRMTAAGSEADSKDYLYASRQITFYSDQIREPDVPRILDNAFLMSSSRNYIDSLRAQSLRSIETITLESDTLFAFGRADFQSLRNEGQGQLSAIASKLLNTPNIGKIVISGHADQLGDSQGNLQVSKQRAQTIRTYLVGKGVPAELVVAQGEGSRKPLVNCDMQQPRAQLIKCLEPNRRVEIEVRGLN, from the coding sequence ATGAACAAGATCAAGTACTACTGCCTGCGCTACCAACCCTACCTGCTGGGGGTGGCGTTCTTCCTGGCGATTTTCCTGGTCTGGGCCATTGGCCGTGCCTTCGGCTTCGCCTCGCTGCACAGCTTGCTCGCAGGTATCGGCGTGTTTCTGGTGCTGTCTGCGGGCTATGTACTGCTGCTGTACCGCGGTGTCGGCCAGCACCACAACCTCGAAGGCTTGCTGCGTGACGACGCTGACCAGGCCGTACTCAGCGCCACCCCGGCCGACCGCGAAGAAGTCAGCCTGTTGCGCGAGCGCCTGCTGCAGAGCATCGAGCGCCTGCACAGCAACAAGCCCCGCGGCGCCTCGGCCAAGGACGCGCTGTATGCCCTGCCCTGGTACCTGGTGATAGGCCAGCCGGCTGCGGGCAAGAGCACCATGATCCTGCAGTCGGGCCTGAACTTCCCCTATGCCGAGCGCGAAGGCGCAAGGGTGGCGGGCCTGGGCGGCACGCGCAACTGCGACTGGTTTTTCAGTTCCGAAGCGGTGCTGCTGGACACTGCCGGGCGCTACATGAACAGCCCGGAAGAAGCCGGTAAATGGCGCGGTTTCCTGCAGCTGCTGCGCCAGCATCGCCAACGCCGTCCCCTTAACGGGTTGATCGTTAGCGTCAGCATCGACGACATCCTGCATGGCTCGGCCGAGGACCAGGAGCGCGTGGCCAAGCGCCTGCGCGAACGCATCCAGGAAAGCTGCGCCCTGCTCGAAGTGCGCCTGCCCATCTACCTGGTGTTCACCAAGTGCGACCTGATACCCGGGTTTACAGCGTTCTATCGCCAGCTGGACGACGCCTCACGTGGCGAAGTGATGGGCAAAACCTTCTCGCACAAGGGTTACGAACAGGCCGACTGGGGCCAGCGTTTCGGCAAGGCCATGGACGAGCTAACCGGTTACTGGCGGCAGGTGGCAGGCCAGCAGTTGGTGCAACAGGACATTCAGGTGACTCGGCAGAACAACGCTGCTTATCGGTTCCCGCTGGAGCTCGCCGCCCTCAAGCCGCGCTTGCAGCAGTTCGTCGACAGCCTGTTGCGTGCCAACCCGTACCAGAGTGCCGAAATGCTGCGTGGTTTCTATTTCACCGCCGCGCTGCAAGCCGACGAGGCCCAGTGGGGCAGCCACGGCCAGCATGTGGCCGAGCGCTTCGCACTCGAACACGCCGCAGGTGCTGCCGAAGCTGGCAGCCAGCCGGCGCCGCTATTCATCAATAGCCTGTTCCGCAAAGTCATCATCCCCGACCAGCACCTGGTGGCGCTGTACACCAGCAACCACCGCGAGCGGCGGCGCAAGGCCGGGTGGGTTGGCGCCGCCGGCCTGGCGGCCCTGGTGCTATGCAGCCTGTGGGGCTGGTCGTACCTGAACAACCGCGCCACCCTGGCCAGCATTGCCGGCGAACTGGCCCAGGCCAAGGCCGACGACCAGGCTGCCAGCGGCCAGTACACCGCCTGGCGTAGCCTCGACCGGTTGCGGTTCTGGGCCGCGCACTACTATCAGCAACACCATGAGCAGGGCGTGCCGCTCGGCATGCGCCTGGGCCTGTACCAGGGCCATGAAGTCGAGCCGCTGCTGCGCAGCCGCTACTTCGCCACGTTGCAGAACGTGATGCTCAAACCCACGGCCGATAACCTCACGCGAACCCTTTACCTGTTGACCACGCTCAAGGTCTACCAGCGCAACACCCGCGAGTTGCAGCCGGTGAGCGGTGTTGACAGTGTCGAGGCCGAGGCGCTGCCGCATGACAACCGCGCCCAGTCGATCGCCGATTTCGGCAAGGCCACGCTGGACACCTATGTGATGCTGTCCCCGGCCCAGCGCGAAAAGGCCGACCCGGCGTTCCTCAAGGCGCACCTGCCGGACTACTGGTACCCGGCTATCGCCCGCCACACCGGCCAGCGCATGACCGCAGCCGGTAGCGAAGCAGACAGCAAGGACTACCTGTACGCAAGCCGTCAGATCACTTTCTACAGCGACCAGATCCGTGAGCCAGATGTGCCACGCATCCTCGACAACGCCTTCCTGATGTCCAGTTCGCGTAACTACATCGACAGCCTGCGGGCCCAGTCGCTGCGCTCGATCGAGACCATCACGCTGGAATCCGACACCCTTTTCGCTTTCGGCCGCGCCGACTTCCAGAGCCTTAGAAACGAAGGCCAGGGCCAGCTTAGCGCGATTGCCAGCAAGCTGCTGAACACCCCGAACATCGGCAAGATCGTCATCTCGGGCCACGCCGACCAGTTGGGCGACAGCCAGGGCAACCTGCAGGTTTCGAAACAACGGGCGCAAACCATACGCACCTATCTGGTCGGCAAGGGCGTGCCTGCCGAACTGGTGGTTGCACAAGGCGAAGGGAGCCGCAAGCCATTGGTCAATTGCGACATGCAGCAACCGCGAGCGCAATTGATCAAGTGTCTTGAGCCCAACCGCCGGGTGGAAATCGAAGTGCGTGGTCTGAACTGA
- a CDS encoding Hcp family type VI secretion system effector → MAFDAYIQIDGIPGEVLDDKHKDWIEVLGYEYGATQATSATASSSGGASSERVALSDFKIRKAVDKASAKLFEHCCTGKHIAKLKLNVNRAGGDKVTYLTIDMEEVVVSSVKFVAGGNQGGEDKAVSDLPIEEISFNFARIKTTYTQQNRTDGQAGGNIVGGWDRTANKVFA, encoded by the coding sequence ATGGCATTTGACGCGTATATCCAAATCGACGGCATCCCGGGCGAAGTACTGGATGACAAACACAAGGACTGGATCGAAGTGCTGGGCTACGAGTACGGCGCCACCCAGGCTACCTCGGCAACCGCCAGCTCCTCGGGTGGTGCGTCGTCCGAGCGTGTTGCCCTGAGCGACTTCAAGATCCGCAAAGCCGTCGACAAGGCTTCGGCCAAGCTGTTCGAGCACTGCTGCACCGGCAAGCACATCGCCAAGCTGAAGCTGAACGTCAACCGTGCAGGTGGCGATAAAGTCACCTACCTGACCATCGACATGGAAGAAGTCGTGGTCTCGTCGGTGAAGTTCGTTGCCGGTGGCAACCAAGGGGGTGAAGACAAGGCCGTCAGCGACCTGCCAATTGAAGAAATCAGCTTCAACTTTGCCCGTATCAAGACCACCTACACCCAGCAGAACCGCACCGACGGTCAGGCCGGCGGCAACATCGTCGGTGGCTGGGACCGCACCGCGAACAAAGTGTTTGCCTAA